The Neodiprion fabricii isolate iyNeoFabr1 chromosome 4, iyNeoFabr1.1, whole genome shotgun sequence genome window below encodes:
- the LOC124179725 gene encoding ABC transporter G family member 3-like, protein MTATEESEPLIPSANPPVATTSTGKYRVSYQSLNNQKNGSSGTERNGSSSPVAAVRFEKMGSGPSANRSLERITFTWSDVNVYVTAKKQRLWERISKGRRPVELKHILKDVSGVAYPGELLVIMGSSGAGKTTLLNTLTFRTGHGITVSGIRAANGRRLTPTVLTSRSAYVQQSDLFIGVLTVKEHLIFQALVRMDRHIPYSQRMQRVEEVIAELALTKCKNTVIGVPGRVNGISGGEMKRLSFASEYLTNPPLMFCDEPTSGLDSFMAHQVVTVLKNLTAKGKTIVATLHQPSSELFAMFDRILLMAEGRVAFMGSPDQACAFFKSVGAACPSNYNPADHFIQVLAVVPGREAECRQAINNVCENFQKSEIGMKMALESVTVDGEFGDSVVDANTVARRSPYKASSCEQFRAVLWRSWISVIKEPMLIKVRLLQTIMVAVLIGVIYYGQKLDQNGVMNINGALFIFITNMTFQNVFAVIYVFSMELPIFLREHRNGMYRTDVYFICKTLAEAPVFIAIPFIYTAIVYPMIGMYPGPEHFFITAGIVTLVANVATSFGYLISCVSSSVSMASAIAPPLIIPFLLFGGFFLNKASVPFYFVWFSYLSWFRYGNEALLVNQWSEVDYISCTRSNETCPKNGRVVLQTLNFSEDNFLMDIVCLFALIVVFRLSAFFAILFRAYMVLTSRGFLAPRNEDATQCEKGVTISWRDLSVYATTKDNRICKQLINNVRGAVKSGTLVAIMGGSGAGKSSLMTALAYRSPPGVIVHGDILVQGHPVSPSYMRLHTGFMHQEDLFVGSMTVMEHLMFMARMKLDRRTELRQIRIRINRLLQEIGLAHRSGTQIGTSGEKVLSGGEKKRLAFATELISDPKILFLDEPTTGLDAHSAGVLIAHLKAVASQGRTVLCTIHQPSSSIFNAFQQIILIAEGRIAFIGTGVQAVQFFASEGHHCPPAYNPADFLIATLATAPRDEDASRRNAQRICDAFLVSDASKENDLITQLELHISNSYNVRKFLNVLTKLSFTLRLSSNFIFLYSFQWTGETEETYKFKEPWWWTKLYLLINRGTIQVIRDPNVQLLRILLKLCLAILVSLCFFGAIKLDQLGIQAVQGVLFILVTENTFLPMYATLATLPQEMPLFLREHRAGLYTPHLYYLARVISLIPGLIIEPIIFVMIVYWVVGLRNSIEAFALSVIVVIFTMNVSTACGCFFAAAFDSVPLAMAYLVPFDYILMVTMGPFIKLGYTKHGDLLWRMPRCTYQPRVDEWVASYCLYETHSLTRSNLFSTLPAYVQWVKYISWLLHSTEALTIVQWDGVHNISCEVEDPELPCMTDGSEVLDRYDFDADNYWTDISFMAVSYVVFHCMGYACLWNRARYK, encoded by the exons ATGACCGCCACCGAGGAATCGGAACCGCTCATTCCCTCGGCTAATCCACCGGTGGCTACAACCAGCACAGGGAAATACAGGGTCTCCTACCAGTCTTTGAACAAT CAGAAAAATGGCTCATCCGGAACCGAGCGAAATGGATCCTCGAGTCCTGTGGCTGCGGTGCGCTTCGAAAAAATGGGCTCAGGGCCGAGCGCCAACCGTTCATTGGAGAGAATTACCTTCACATGGAGCGACGTGAACGTCTATGTCACCGCAAAGAAGCAGCGACTGTGGGAGCGAATATCTAAGGGGAGAAGGCCCGTCGAGCTGAAGCACATCCTGAAGGACG TCTCCGGCGTCGCTTATCCCGGTGAACTCTTGGTCATCATGGGCTCTTCGGGAGCGGGGAAGACCACGCTTTTGAACACCTTGACCTTCCGCACCGGTCACGGGATAACCGTATCCGGAATAAGGGCGGCCAATGGTCGTCGCTTAACTCCGACCGTTCTCACCTCCAGGTCGGCATACGTCCAGCAGAGCGACCTCTTCATCGGCGTATTGACCGTCAAGGAGCATCTCATATTTCAGGCCCTGGTCCGCATGGACAGACACATTCCGTATTCGCAGCGGATGCAAAGGGTCGAAGAGGTCATAGCCGAG CTAGCGCTgacaaaatgtaaaaacaCGGTGATTGGGGTACCCGGCAGAGTGAACGGGATTTCAGGTGGCGAGATGAAGAGACTGTCATTTGCCTCAGAGTATCTTACGAATCCTCCGCTGATGTTTTGCGACGAGCCAACTTCCGGGCTGGATTCTTTCATGGCGCATCAGGTCGTCACAGTTCTGAAGAACTTGACAG CGAAGGGCAAGACCATCGTTGCTACCCTGCATCAGCCGTCCTCGGAATTGTTCGCAATGTTCGACAGAATCCTCCTGATGGCCGAGGGAAGAGTCGCCTTCATGGGAAGCCCGGATCAAGCTTGCGCTTTCTTTAAAAG CGTCGGCGCCGCCTGTCCAAGCAACTACAACCCAGCCGACCACTTCATCCAAGTCTTGGCGGTGGTTCCGGGTCGGGAGGCGGAGTGTCGTCAGGCCATAAACAACGTTTGCGAAAATTTCCAGAAGAGCgaaattggaatgaaaatggCCCTGGAATCTGTCACCGTGGACGGTGAATTCGGGGACTCGGTGGTGGACGCGAACACGGTCGCCAGACGATCTCCCTACAAGGCATCGTCGTGCGAGCAGTTCAGAGCCGTGCTATGGCGGTCGTGGATATCAGTGATCAAGGAACCGATGCTGATAAAAGTCCGCTTGCTACAAACGATC ATGGTGGCGGTGCTGATCGGGGTCATTTATTACGGACAGAAGCTGGATCAGAACGGTGTGATGAACATAAACGGAGCTCTCTTCATTTTCATCACAAACATGACGTTCCAGAACGTGTTCGCGGTGATTTAT GTATTTTCTATGGAATTGCCGATATTCCTGCGAGAGCATCGTAACGGAATGTACAGAACCGACGTCTACTTCATCTGCAAGACATTGGCGGAGGCGCCAGTCTTCATCGCAATTCCGTTCATCTACACCGCGATCGTCTATCCGATGATCGGAATGTACCCTGGACCGGAGCACTTTTTTATAACGGCTGGAATAGTCACGCTAGTTGCCAACGTGGCGACCTCATTCG GGTATCTCATCTCCTGCGTGAGCTCAAGCGTATCGATGGCTTCAGCGATAGCGCCGCCGTTGATAATTCCTTTCCTGTTATTCGGAGGATTCTTTCTAAACAAAGC ATCCGTCCCGTTTTACTTCGTCTGGTTCTCGTATCTGTCCTGGTTCCGTTACGGAAACGAAGCCTTGCTCGTGAACCAGTGGAGCGAAGTCGACTACATCAGCTGCACCCGGAGCAACGAAACCTGCCCGAAAAACGGCCGCGTCGTTCTCCAGACCCTGAACTTCAGTGAG GACAACTTTTTGATGGACATCGTTTGTCTGTTTGCCCTGATCGTTGTCTTCAGGTTGTCCGCCTTCTTTGCCATCCTCTTCAGGGCTTAT ATGGTCCTCACCTCGAGGGGCTTTTTGGCCCCCAGAAACGAGGATGCAACCCAGTGTGAAAAAGGCGTTACCATATCCTGGCGCGATTTATCAGTCTACGCAACCACCAAGGACAACAGGATTTGCAAACAGCTGATAAACAACG TGCGTGGCGCCGTAAAGTCGGGAACACTCGTTGCGATAATGGGAGGAAG CGGTGCTGGAAAGAGTTCACTGATGACAGCCCTCGCATATCGCTCCCCGC CCGGCGTCATCGTCCATGGCGACATATTGGTGCAGGGACATCCTGTCAGTCCGTCCTACATGCGGCTTCATACCGGATTCATGCATCAGGAAGATCTTTTCGTTGGTTCGATGACGGTGATGGAGCATCTGATGTTCATG GCCAGGATGAAGCTGGACCGGAGAACGGAACTTCGGCAGATCAGGATTAGGATAAATCGTCTCCTTCAGGAAATCGGACTGGCCCATAGGTCTGGGACCCAGATTGGGACCAGCGGTGAGAAGGTTCTCTCTGGCGGTGAGAAAAAGCGACTCGCATTTGCCACCGAA CTGATATCCGATCCGAAGATCCTTTTTCTTGACGAACCGACGACAGGACTCGACGCCCATTCGGCCGGAGTTTTGATCGCTCATCTGAAAGCCGTCGCTTCTCAAGGTCGCACCGTACTCTGTACGATCCATCAACCGAGCTCGTCGATATTCAACGCCTTTCAGCAGATCATCCTGATCGCCGAGGGTAGAATCGCGTTTATCGGCACCGGCGTGCAGGCGGTCCAGTTTTTCGCCAG CGAAGGTCACCACTGTCCTCCCGCCTACAACCCGGCCGATTTCCTTATAGCAACCCTTGCTACAGCACCGCGGGACGAAGACGCCAGCAGGCGAAACGCTCAGAGAATATGCGACGCCTTTCTCGTCAGCGACGCCAGTAAGGAGAACGACCTGATCACACAGCTGGAGCTTcacatttcaaattcttacAACGTGAGGAAATTCCTTAACGTCTTAACGAAACTAAGCTTTACGTTGAG GTTGTCATccaactttatttttctttattcgttTCAGTGGACGGGAGAAACTGAAGAGACTTACAAATT CAAGGAGCCTTGGTGGTGGACGAAACTTTACTTGTTGATCAATCGCGGTACGATTCAAGTGATCAGGGATCCAAATGTCCAACTTCTACGCATCCTCTTGAAACTG TGTCTCGCCATCCTGGTGTCCCTTTGCTTCTTTGGAGCGATAAAGTTGGATCAGCTCGGTATCCAGGCGGTTCAAGGAGTTCTATTCATCTTGGTAACCGAGAATACGTTTTTACCGATGTACGCCACCCTGGCGACTCTTCCGCAGGAGATGCCGCTGTTCCTGAGAGAGCATCGGGCTGGACTTTACACGCCCCATTTGTACTACTTGGCGAGGGTTATTTCATTG ATTCCCGGTCTGATCATCGAGCCAATTATATTCGTGATGATCGTCTACTGGGTCGTTGGACTCAGAAATAGCATCGAGGCCTTCGCTCTGAGCGTGATCGTCGTCATCTTCACCATGAACGTTTCCACCGCGTGCG GCTGCTTCTTCGCCGCTGCTTTTGACTCCGTGCCCCTCGCAATGGCGTATTTGGTCCCCTTCGACTACATACTGATGGTAACCATGGGCCCCTTCATCAAGCTCGGGTATACCAAGCACGGAGATTTACTTTGGCGCATGCCTAGATGTACTTACCAGCCTAGAGTGGACGAGTGGGTGGCATCTTACTGTTTATACGAAACACATTCCTTAACTAGATCTAATCTTTTCAGTACCCTGCCGGCTTACGTGCAGTGGGTAAAATACATCTCGTGGCTTCTTCATTCCACCGAGGCGTTAACCATCGTTCAGTGGGACGGAGTGCACAACATTT CTTGTGAAGTTGAAGATCCGGAACTACCCTGCATGACGGATGGGTCGGAGGTTTTGGACAGGTACGATTTTGACGCTGATAATTACTGGACAGACATTTCTTTCATGGCTGTATCGTACGTGGTGTTTCATTGCATGGGATACGCTTGTCTCTGGAATCGAGCTAGATACAAATAA